The genomic stretch CGTAGCGGGAGTAGACCCGGCCGGGGCTCGCGGCCAACGCCGTCAGCAGCCCCCACTCGGTCGGTGTGAGGTCCAGCTCGGTCCCGTCGAGGACGGCGACGTGGCGGTCGTCGTCGATGAGGAGCCGGCCCCCGCCGTACGACGGTGCCGCCGGACCGTCCGCCGTCTCCTCGCCGCGGCCGAGCACGGCCTGGACCCGCAGCACCACCTCGCGCGGGGAGAACGGCTTCGTCACGTAGTCGTCCGCGCCGAGCTCGAGGCCGGCGATGCGGTCCTCGACTCCTGACCGTGCAGTCAGCACGATGACCCGGGTTCCCAGACGGCGGGCCTCGCGCAGCACCTCCAGCCCGTCCACGTCCGGCAGCCCGAGGTCCAGCAGCATCAGGTCCACGCCGGTGCCCAGCGAGGCGATCGCCTCGGCGCCGGACCCGGTGGTGAGCACCGAGTGGCCCGCGCGCTCGAGGTAGCGACGCAGCAGGTCGCGGATGTCCCGCTCGTCCTCGACGACCACGACCGCTGCCACGGGCCCATCCTGACGCGTCCCAGCCCGCGTGGCGGGCTGGGGAGGCACCTCCACACGATCTCCACACGGACCGCACGACCCCTGCAGACCGGCCTCCGATGCTGCAGGTGTTCGCCCCCCAGACGGCGACGAAGACCCGGGCCGGAGCCCCGCGCGCTGGCCCCCGACGAAGGAGAGACCATGCGACGCACCCTCATCGTCGCCGGTGCAGCCGCCGGCGTCCTCACCCTCGGCGTGGCCGCCCCCGCGTTCGCCGCGGGCAACGGCTTCGGCCCCGGCACCGGCACCGCGTCGGCGACCTGCGACGGCACCGGCGTTCCGCTGGCGGACGGCACCGGCACCGGCGGAGGCCCGTACGGACCGGCCGGGTCCGGCCGAGGCGCCGGTCGTGGCCAGGGCGGGCAGGGGTTCGGACAGGGCCCCGGGAACGGCACCGGCGCGAACGCCGCCGCCATGGGCACCCTGACCGCGACGCAGAAGGCCGACCTGCAGTTCATGGTCGAGGAGGAGAAGATGGCGGGCGACCTGTACGCCGCCTTCGCCGCGAAGTACGACAGCGCCGAGTTCGCCCGGATCGCCGCCAGCGAGGACCGGCACATGGCGTCGGTGCAGAACCTGCTCGACAAGTACGGCATCGCCGACCCGACGGACGGCGCGAAGGCAGGCGTGTTCGACAACGCCGACCTGCAGGCGCTGTACAACAAGCTGCTGGCCCAGGGCATGACGAGCCTGGACGACGCGTACGACGCCGGCGTGCTGGTCGAGAAGACCGACATCGCGGACCTCGAGAAGGACCTCGTGGGCCTGACCGCCCCCGACGTGAAGCGGGTCTACACCAACCTGCTGCGCGGCTCCACCAGCCACCTGGCCTCCTTCGAGGCCCTGGCCTGACACCCACGTACGACGGCACCACCCGCCCCACGCGTCACCGGGTGCGGGTGGTGTTGCGTCTTCCGGACGCGACACGCCGCCCCACCTGGGCACACGATCCGCAAAGCGGATCGTGTGCCCGAGGGGTGGGGGAGGGGTGGGGCGCGCCTACGCTGGTGGGCATGAGCGTGCACCGGGTCATGGGGATCGAGACCGAGTACGGGATCTCGGTGCCCGGCCACCCGAACGTCAACGCCATGCTGACCTCGTCCCAGGTCGTCAACGCGTACGCGTCGGTGGCGATGGGGGAGCGGCGCGGCAAGACCCGCTGGGACTACGACGAGGAGACCCCGCTGCGCGACGCGCGCGGGTTCGACCTGTCCCGTGCCGAGGCCGACCCGACCCAGCTCACCGACGAGGACCTCGGCCTGGCCAACCTCATCCTCACCAACGGGGCCCGGCTGTACGTCGACCACGCGCACCCGGAGTACTCCACGCCGGAGGTCACCAACCCGCGTGACGCGGTGGTGTGGGACAAGGCCGGCGAGCGGATCATGGAGCGCGCGGCCGCCCTCGCGTCCGCGGTCCCCGGGGCGCAGCCGATCCAGCTGTACAAGAACAACACCGACAACAAGGGCGCGTCGTACGGCTGCCACGAGAACTACCTGATGGCGCGCACCACCCCGTTCGCCGACGTGGTCCGGCACCTCACCCCGTTCTTCGTGTCCCGCCAGGTGGTCACCGGGTCCGGCCGGGTCGGCCTGGGCCAGGAGGGGCGCGAGCACGGCTTCCAGATCTCCCAGCGGGCGGACTTCTTCGAGGTCGAGGTGGGCCTGGAGACGACGCTGAAGCGCCCCATCATCAACACCCGGGACGAACCGCACGCCGACCCGGAGCGCTACCGGCGGCTGCACGTCATCGTGGGCGACGCGAACCTGTCGGAGACCTCCACCTACCTCAAGCTGGGCACGACCTCGCTGGTGCTGTCGATGCTCGAGGACGGGTTCT from Candidatus Nanopelagicales bacterium encodes the following:
- a CDS encoding response regulator transcription factor; this encodes MAAVVVVEDERDIRDLLRRYLERAGHSVLTTGSGAEAIASLGTGVDLMLLDLGLPDVDGLEVLREARRLGTRVIVLTARSGVEDRIAGLELGADDYVTKPFSPREVVLRVQAVLGRGEETADGPAAPSYGGGRLLIDDDRHVAVLDGTELDLTPTEWGLLTALAASPGRVYSRYELVNRVRGYEFAGYERTIDSHVKNLRRKLGPDGGSVVETVVGVGYRLGLPRDR
- a CDS encoding DUF2202 domain-containing protein, with the protein product MRRTLIVAGAAAGVLTLGVAAPAFAAGNGFGPGTGTASATCDGTGVPLADGTGTGGGPYGPAGSGRGAGRGQGGQGFGQGPGNGTGANAAAMGTLTATQKADLQFMVEEEKMAGDLYAAFAAKYDSAEFARIAASEDRHMASVQNLLDKYGIADPTDGAKAGVFDNADLQALYNKLLAQGMTSLDDAYDAGVLVEKTDIADLEKDLVGLTAPDVKRVYTNLLRGSTSHLASFEALA
- the dop gene encoding depupylase/deamidase Dop is translated as MSVHRVMGIETEYGISVPGHPNVNAMLTSSQVVNAYASVAMGERRGKTRWDYDEETPLRDARGFDLSRAEADPTQLTDEDLGLANLILTNGARLYVDHAHPEYSTPEVTNPRDAVVWDKAGERIMERAAALASAVPGAQPIQLYKNNTDNKGASYGCHENYLMARTTPFADVVRHLTPFFVSRQVVTGSGRVGLGQEGREHGFQISQRADFFEVEVGLETTLKRPIINTRDEPHADPERYRRLHVIVGDANLSETSTYLKLGTTSLVLSMLEDGFLDFDLSPAKPVQEMHAVSHDPTLGHQIELRDGRRLTAVQMQLEYLETARKYVADRYGDDVDEQTADVLARWESVLLRLEDDPMLLAAELDWVAKLSLLDGYRRRDGLDWDAARLHLVDLQYSDVRRGRGLAARLEERGSLRRLTTDEEVARAVVEAPHDTRAYFRGECLRRYGDSVAAASWDSVIFDIPERDALQRVPTLEPLRGTKAHVGALLDASPDVAALMANLTDRG